One Rosa chinensis cultivar Old Blush chromosome 3, RchiOBHm-V2, whole genome shotgun sequence DNA window includes the following coding sequences:
- the LOC112194996 gene encoding (-)-alpha-pinene synthase — MSIRTFLSLQTPQIPQPDIVRRTTNFQPSIWGDRFINYASQDNNITAGLWKQQVDQLKVVVRRDVFRNAAGNFSTQMKSIDAMQRLGIAYHFETEIEQAFEHMHDTYVQDGDLYDVALGFRLLRQHGYNVSSDVFDKFKDANGNFKEGLTANTAGMLSFYEATHLRMHGEDTLEDAVFFTTTHLESSATHVSHPLAAEITQALERPLRKSPERLCARRYMSILQDNPKSLHHEVVALLKLAKLDFNLVQSLHKRELNEISRWWKELDFERELPFARNRIVELYFWIVGVFFEPQYASGRKFLTKVIALGSALDDIYDAYGTFEELEIFTEAIQRWDVNCIDELPDYMKIFYRRLLNICSEICCES, encoded by the exons ATGTCTATCCGAACTTTTCTATCACTTCAAACGCCACAAATTCCTCAGCCTGATATTGTTCGGCGGACAACGAATTTTCAACCAAGCATTTGGGGAGATCGGTTCATTAACTATGCCTCCCAGGACAACAAT ATAACTGCTGGCCTTTGGAAGCAGCAGGTTGACCAACTGAAAGTAGTAGTCAGGAGGGATGTTTTCAGAAATGCGGCAGGTAATTTTTCAACACAGATGAAGTCAATTGATGCAATGCAGCGTCTTGGTATCGCATACCATTTCGAAACAGAAATAGAACAAGCATTTGAACATATGCATGATACATATGTTCAGGATGGTGATTTGTACGATGTTGCTCTTGGTTTTCGGCTACTAAGACAACATGGATATAATGTTTCATCCG ATGTTTTTGACAAGTTCAAAGATGCAAATGGTAACTTCAAAGAAGGCTTAACTGCCAATACGGCTGGTATGTTAAGCTTTTATGAAGCAACACATCTAAGGATGCATGGTGAAGATACACTAGAAGATGCTGTGTTTTTCACCACAACTCACCTTGAGTCATCTGCAACCCATGTAAGTCATCCACTAGCAGCAGAAATAACGCAAGCCTTAGAGAGACCTCTACGAAAAAGTCCAGAGAGATTATGTGCAAGGCGTTACATGTCAATCTTACAAGATAATCCTAAATCTTTGCATCATGAAGTAGTAGCTTTGTTGAAACTTGCAAAGTTAGATTTCAATCTTGTTCAGTCTTTGCACAAAAGGGAGCTCAATGAGATCTCTAGGTGGTGGAAAGAACTAGACTTTGAAAGGGAGCTTCCTTTCGCAAGAAATAGGATTGTGGAGTTGTACTTTTGGATAGTGGGAGTATTTTTCGAACCCCAATATGCCTCAGGGAGAAAATTTCTAACAAAAGTAATTGCCTTGGGGTCAGCTTTGGATGATATTTACGATGCATATGGTACATTCGAAGAACTCGAGATCTTTACTGAAGCAATTCAAAG GTGGGACGTCAATTGTATAGATGAATTGCCAGACTATATGAAGATATTTTATCGCAGGCTGCTGAATATTTGCAGTGAAATTTGTTGTGAGTCATAG
- the LOC112193334 gene encoding putative F-box/LRR-repeat protein At3g58880 yields the protein MEMMKQRRKLASCEGVGGSGGNESGIDRFSDLPDQVAHHILSFLALPDLSRVCCVSKRCGQLCISAPSLNFDEFSSDSMSTCSEQLKLLTYLVRFLFRRGDNKIQSFRVRWEIHSMHVDATSCICDTLSIWIQNAVGCNVEVLDLKITSCNTKLVFFPSCVFLCAPLKSLVVDMNYTVLRTPSSAFSSNLKYLQLTNVYIEDEEFFKWISCSCKCIGDLSLSHVHGIENVTIFRSSLERFSLICGPLDHMCHLNISSEKLVDINLYWTFDSPSNKSLTIDAPNLKCFNWIGNLMKYPNLGKLECLETAALYLKPEVEDLNKVHEVLWSLRRAPGLLLNDVVIKASFMDGSVPASLYDTSSLCLVIESFVDELVPALVCVFRRTPNLSLLCIKSKPPHNPQSNTYGFNMEYWKLQDLAFTNQLNHVTIELCSGSNGIELAKYMLKYALNMQRMVVICLPIDLKKVTRKLKKIKMISNAVLVIQKKLKGKRLELSLCIVLFYVLQSLFF from the exons ATGGAAATGATGAAACAAAGGCGTAAGTTAGCAAGTTGTGAAGGTGTAGGAGGTAGTGGTGGGAATGAGAGCGGGATAGACAGATTTAGCGATCTTCCGGATCAAGTTGCACACCACATTCTTTCCTTCCTGGCTTTGCCGGACCTTAGTCGTGTGTGTTGTGTGTCCAAAAGGTGTGGACAACTTTGTATATCTGCTCCCTCACTGAATTTTGATGAATTTTCCTCGGATTCTATGTCCACCTGTTCCGAGCAGCTAAAGTTGTTGACTTATTTGGTAAGGTTCTTGTTTCGTCGTGGGGATAATAAGATACAGTCCTTTCGTGTCCGTTGGGAAATTCACTCTATGCATGTAGATGCAACATCATGCATCTGTGATACATTGAGCATTTGGATCCAGAATGCAGTAGGGTGTAATGTTGAAGTGCTTGATCTTAAGATTACTTCATGTAACACCAAATTGGTGTTTTTTCCATCTTGTGTGTTTCTCTGTGCACCTTTGAAGTCTCTGGTGGTGGACATGAATTATACGGTCCTCAGAACTCCCTCTTCTGCCTTTTCCTCTAATCTCAAGTACTTGCAGTTGACAAATGTTTATATAGAAGATGAGGAGTTTTTCAAATGGATCTCATGTTCCTGCAAGTGCATTGGGGATTTGTCTCTTAGTCATGTTCATGGGATAGAGAACGTCACCATTTTCCGGTCATCTTTGGAAAGGTTTAGTTTGATTTGTGGTCCTCTGGATCATATGTGCCATTTAAATATCTCAAGTGAGAAACTTGTGGACATAAATCTTTACTGGACATTTGATTCACCTAGCAACAAATCCTTAACTATTGATGCCCCAAATCTTAAATGTTTCAATTGGATTGGGAATTTAATGAAATACCCAAATCTAGGAAAACTAGAATGCTTAGAAACAGCTGCACTTTATTTGAAGCCTGAAGTAGAGGACTTAAACAAGGTACATGAGGTTCTTTGGAGTTTACGCAGGGCTCCAGGTCTTTTGCTAAATGACGTGGTGATTAAG GCTTCATTTATGGATGGATCTGTGCCAGCTTCATTGTATGATACTTCCAGTTTGTGTTTGGTTATCGAAAGCTTTGTTGATGAGCTGGTCCCAGCATTGGTCTGTGTCTTCAGAAGAACACCTAATTTGAGTTTGTTATGCATAAAGTCTAAGCCACCACATAACCCTCAATCTAAT ACATACGGGTTTAATATGGAATACTGGAAGCTGCAAGACCTTGCTTTTACTAATCAGCTTAACCATGTGACTATAGAGCTTTGCAGTGGGTCTAATGGAATTGAGCTGGCAAAGTATATGCTCAAGTATGCTCTCAATATGCAGAGAATGGTTGTGATTTGTTTGCCCATAGATTTGAAGAAGGTTACaaggaaactaaagaaaatCAAGATGATTTCCAATGCTGTACTTGTTATTCAGAAAAAGTTAAAAGGAAAACGATTAGAGCTTTCTTTAtgtattgttttattttatgtatTGCAGAGTTTATTTTTCTGA